From the Pseudomonas lalucatii genome, the window GGCCTGCACCAGGCAGCCGTCGATGGCCTGGAGCAGGGATTCGCGGGTGAACGGCTTGCCGACGAAGCCGTTCATGCCCACCGCCCGGCAGCGCTGGGTATCTTCGCGCATGGCGTTGGCGGTGAGGGCGATGATCGGGATGGCGGCATAGGCCGCCTGCCCCTCGCGGATGCGCCGGGTGGCCTCGAGACCGTCCATGGACGGCATGCGCACGTCCATCAGGACCAGGTCGAAAGACGCCTGCCCCAGCAGCTCCAGCACCTGATGGCCGTTCTCGGCGACCGCGACCTGGTAGCCGGCTTGCTCGAGCTGGGTGACCGCCACCAGCTGATTGGCCGGGCTGTCCTCGGCCAGCAGAATCCGCCCCTGCCGGCGCGGTGCCGGGGCGGCGGTGCCGGACGAGCGCGAAGGGCGCGGGGCCAGTTCCAACAGCTGCAACAGCCGCGAGTAGCACACCGGCTTCTCGATCACCTCGCAGCTGCCGCTGCCCGGCCCCATGACCGAGGTGGCGAGACGCTTGCGGTCCGCCATCAGTACCAGCCGCGCGCCGGCGCGCTGGACACTCTCGAGCCGGTGCCGGGCGGGCGCATCCAGCGCCTCGGCGGCGTCGAGGAACAGCCAGCCCGGTACTGTCTCCGGCGCCCCGCTCACACCGGCGCACGCCTGCGTGCTCAGGCCGAACAGGTTCAGCTGGCGCACCAGCACATCGGCCAGCACCGAATTCGACGACACCACCCAGGCGTTCCCCGACAACGGCCGCGGCGCCGGCCCGTCTTCGACGATGCCCAGCGGCACGCGGAAGCTGAAGGTCGAGCCTTGCCCCAGGCTGCTGTCGAGGCGAATCGAGCCGCCCATGGCTTCGACCAGGCGGCTGCAGATCGACAGGCCCAGACCGGCGCCGCCATGCAGGGTCGCGTCGGTGCTGTCGACCTGGGTGAAGGCCTCGAAGATCGCCGCCTGCTTGAGCGCGGGAATGCCGATCCCGGTATCGCTGACCGAACACTCCAGGGTGAAGCGCTCGCCCTCGCGCTCGGCCAGCTGCAGGCGCAGGATAACCCCGCCCTCGCGGGTGAACTTGATGGCATTGTCGATCAGGTTCAGCAGCACTTGGCGCAGACGCGCCTCGTCGCCCAGGCAGCGGCGCGGCAGGTCGGGCTCGTAGAGCATGCCCAGGTCGATCTGCCGGTCGCTGAGCTGCAGCGCCTTGACCGCCAGGGCCGACTCGCACAGCTCCACCAGATCGAAAGGCGCGCTGACCAGGTCCAGGGCCCCGGACTCGATGCGCGCGAAGTCGAGGATGTTGTTGATCAGCGCCAGCAGCACGCTGGCCGACTGTTGCGCCGACTCGATGTACAGCTGCTGGCTGTCGTTAAGCGCGCTCTCGGCCAGCAGATCGACGCAGCCCATCATGGCGTTGAGCGGCGAGCGGATCTCGTGGGTGACGTGGGCGAGGAAGTCGGACTTGGCCTGGTTGGCCTTCTCCGCCGCCTCCTTGGCCTGCAGCAGACCCTGCTCGGCCTGCTGGCGCTCCTGTTCGCGCTGGCTCAGCGCGCGGGACATACGATTGAAAGCCAGGGCCAGGTCGTGGAACTCGCGACTGGTGACCACGCCGAGGGGCGCATCGGTTTCCCCCCGCTCGATCCGGTTGAGACCGGCGCGCAGACTGCTCAGGTCCCGGGTCAGCAGCACGCCGATCAGCCAGGAGGTCGCCACCACCAGCAACAACGCCAGCACGGCGATCACGATCAGGCGGTCGCGGGCCTCGCCGAACAACCGCTCGAACGCGGTGGTGGCCATACCCAGTTCGAGGTAGCCGACCGGGAATTCGTCGACGTAGATCACCTTCTGCACATCGAACACGCCATCGGCCACCGCCGCCACCCTAAGGTCCGGCTCCCGGCCGAGCGGATGCTGCGGGCTGGAGCCGCGGTCCACCAGCACCCGCTGGTTGTCGCGAATGCGCAGGTACAGGCTGTCACTGTTGGCCATCACGCTCTCGGCCACCGCCTCCAGCGCCGCCAGGTCCGACGACACCACGGCGTCGCGCACCAGCACCGCCAACTCCTCCGCCTCGGCGTCGAAACGCTCGGTGAAGGACTGCTCGTTGGACACGCGCAGGAAGTACAGGCTGGTCCACACCAGACCGATCAGGATCAGGGTCTCGACCAGGGCGATCCCGAGGATGACCTTCAGCCGGAAGGAGATCATGGCGTCTCGCCTCCCGGCCCGTCCTGCGCCTCCAGCGTGCCCGGCAGGCCCTGCCAGTCCAACGCGCCTATCGCCGCGTAATCGCCGTGGTCGACCGCGGCAAAGGCGTGGATCCTCAGTTTTTTCAGCAGCTGCCGGCCTCGCGCCGATGCGCTCAGGTCGATCAGCGCCTGCTGCACCTGCAGCTGGCGCGCTGGCCCTACGCGGGGGTGCGCGGCGATGGGATGGGGCGGGTAGCCCGGCGACTGCCACAGTACCCGCAGCGACTCGCGCGCCGCCGGGCTGGTGCTATCGAGCGTGCGGCGC encodes:
- a CDS encoding response regulator, which produces MISFRLKVILGIALVETLILIGLVWTSLYFLRVSNEQSFTERFDAEAEELAVLVRDAVVSSDLAALEAVAESVMANSDSLYLRIRDNQRVLVDRGSSPQHPLGREPDLRVAAVADGVFDVQKVIYVDEFPVGYLELGMATTAFERLFGEARDRLIVIAVLALLLVVATSWLIGVLLTRDLSSLRAGLNRIERGETDAPLGVVTSREFHDLALAFNRMSRALSQREQERQQAEQGLLQAKEAAEKANQAKSDFLAHVTHEIRSPLNAMMGCVDLLAESALNDSQQLYIESAQQSASVLLALINNILDFARIESGALDLVSAPFDLVELCESALAVKALQLSDRQIDLGMLYEPDLPRRCLGDEARLRQVLLNLIDNAIKFTREGGVILRLQLAEREGERFTLECSVSDTGIGIPALKQAAIFEAFTQVDSTDATLHGGAGLGLSICSRLVEAMGGSIRLDSSLGQGSTFSFRVPLGIVEDGPAPRPLSGNAWVVSSNSVLADVLVRQLNLFGLSTQACAGVSGAPETVPGWLFLDAAEALDAPARHRLESVQRAGARLVLMADRKRLATSVMGPGSGSCEVIEKPVCYSRLLQLLELAPRPSRSSGTAAPAPRRQGRILLAEDSPANQLVAVTQLEQAGYQVAVAENGHQVLELLGQASFDLVLMDVRMPSMDGLEATRRIREGQAAYAAIPIIALTANAMREDTQRCRAVGMNGFVGKPFTRESLLQAIDGCLVQADPSHTEADTMSGLKLMDEAILTRLAAETSDAMLERMIGLFVNEAQRRMDAIHEHLARLDCHGVEDEAHTLKSNAATFGASQLSALAREIESACKRMDRERVAQLLPETSDTLRITLAAYRQRFNISQPA